CACTAATCGGCGTTTGAATGTACAAAATTTCCATGTAACCCTCATCAGCTGGTTAGCTTTATTCATCATCCCTGGATTAGGTTTAGCCACGGCAATAGTTATGTGGTGGAAAAGAAGTCGTTAAGCAATGGTGCTGTTAGTCGGTTTATTTTTGTCTAACAGCATTTTCAAATTTTCTTGAATGGCTTTTTGTAACTTATGGCAAAAAATTTCTTTACTTTGACGATAGTCTTGGGGAGTATCGAGGAAAATAATGCTATCAACTTCCTTGAGGGTAAACATTTGAAAGAGAATTTCGCTGATACTAATTTCTTGGGCAATAATTTCTAATTTATCTATCTCACTATCAGCAAATTTTACTGCATCTTCTACGGTGGGAAAGGCATAAACTACTTTTTTTTCAATTTCTGGCTCGTCTTCTTTTCCCAATACGGTAAGCACCAGATTATTTTCGAGGGTTTGTCGGAGGTAATATTTTTGATGGTTTAATTGTTGGGCATATACTTTTAATACTGGCACTACGCCATATTGCATAATGGGGGCAGGTACACCATAATTTGGGGCTTGATTGATTAAATTTTCAAATTGTTGGTCTAAATTCATGATTTCGATTAGTTTTTCTTTCCCATGTTCATTATACTGACATCTTTTCAAGTGTTAGGAATCATTTATTGTTCGGTATTTAAAATAACTCCGTCAAGAATGGCATCTTCAAAATTGGTATTGTTGGTTTGAGCATCGGTTAAGTTGGCGTGGGTGAGGTTTGCCCTCATAAAATTAGACCAAGATAATTTCGCTCCAGAAAAATTGGCTTTGGTAAAATCAGCACTACGAAGGCTTACCCATGTCACCATGGCATCGGTGAGGTTGGCGCTATGAAAAATAGCACTGGCAAAGTTTCCCGCGCTTAGGTTAGCATGGCTGAAGTTGGTATGAGTGGCGTTGATACCCACCGCATTAACGCTATTGAGTTGGGCGAAAGAAAGGTTAGCCCCTTCGAGGTTGGTGTTGAGTAAAAGGGCGTTGGTGAGGTTACAACCCTGTAGATTAGCGCCTTGCAGATTGGCACCACTCAAATTTGCTCGACTGAGAAGGCAGTTGGTCATTTGAGCTTTACTGAGGTTAGCATCTTTGAGAATAGAATCATGGAGGAGGGCATAGACTAATTTTGATTCGCTCAGGTTACATTCGGTGAGGTTTGCGGCCCTCAAACTAGCATCGGTAAGGTTGGATTGGGATAAGTCGCTATGGAGTAGGGTTGCCCTGATTAGATTCACCCCTGTTAAGTCTCCTTTGAGGATACTATTGTTAACATTGGAACCTTTGAGGTTGGTTTCAACGAAGGAACAATTTATAAACTCAACTCCGCTTAAGTCTGATTCTTTGAGATTGGCACGACTGAGGTTGATATTACTCAAGATTTGACCGTGGAGATCAACTTTTTCAAAGTTTGTTTCTCCTTTTTGGTATCTTTCCATTAATTCTTGGATTTCCATAGTTATTTTGATATTTACTTCATTAACTGGTTGATTAGATGATGAGCTATTTTGTGAGATGCTCCTTCATTTCCCATTCTTTTGGTACCATTTTTAACTATCATTTGCCAATAGTCGGGATTTGTTAGGGTTTGCTCAATCTTATTTACTATTTCTTCTGGTTTTTGCAGTAGTTGGATGGAATTCCCGAGAAGGTAGCTCTGGTTTTTGGCAAATTGATGATTGAATTGTGGTCCTTTCCCAATGATTGCCATGGCACTTTTTCCTAGTCCTACAAATTGCTCGGTGGCTGTTCCTGCCATGGCGATCGCCATATCACCATAATGAAGACAATCGGCATAGGCACCCTGACTAATACTTAATTTACCTTGTTTTGCTGTAAAGTTGACAATTTTTTTGTCTCTTATGGGTAGGGCTGGTTTTAGGTTTGGGCATTCTTGCCATGGGGAGGGCAGGGCTTGGATAAATGGCTC
The sequence above is a segment of the Cyanobacterium stanieri PCC 7202 genome. Coding sequences within it:
- a CDS encoding pentapeptide repeat protein (PFAM: Pentapeptide repeats (8 copies); Choristoneura fumiferana antifreeze protein (CfAFP)~COGs: COG1357 Uncharacterized low-complexity protein~InterPro IPR001646~KEGG: syp:SYNPCC7002_A2258 pentapeptide repeat-containing protein~PFAM: pentapeptide repeat protein~SPTR: Pentapeptide repeat protein), with the translated sequence MEIQELMERYQKGETNFEKVDLHGQILSNINLSRANLKESDLSGVEFINCSFVETNLKGSNVNNSILKGDLTGVNLIRATLLHSDLSQSNLTDASLRAANLTECNLSESKLVYALLHDSILKDANLSKAQMTNCLLSRANLSGANLQGANLQGCNLTNALLLNTNLEGANLSFAQLNSVNAVGINATHTNFSHANLSAGNFASAIFHSANLTDAMVTWVSLRSADFTKANFSGAKLSWSNFMRANLTHANLTDAQTNNTNFEDAILDGVILNTEQ
- a CDS encoding hypothetical protein (KEGG: cyc:PCC7424_2348 hypothetical protein~SPTR: Putative uncharacterized protein), producing the protein MKRCQYNEHGKEKLIEIMNLDQQFENLINQAPNYGVPAPIMQYGVVPVLKVYAQQLNHQKYYLRQTLENNLVLTVLGKEDEPEIEKKVVYAFPTVEDAVKFADSEIDKLEIIAQEISISEILFQMFTLKEVDSIIFLDTPQDYRQSKEIFCHKLQKAIQENLKMLLDKNKPTNSTIA